In the Gymnodinialimonas sp. 202GB13-11 genome, one interval contains:
- a CDS encoding Hint domain-containing protein, translating to MATVLPQFSQHSANPFGYLHVNKPSQSAVLQVSSMYQTGTFAPAHAGTEGLEWDQAASTNAHAAPPLLGVAAATPFQTTKGTVKAQDLCSGDEIICADDKPVTVRNIETTRLSRTDLLLNRARAPIRFDHGSLSEDSQMETLLIAPEMPVHVDPVGEITVLAEQLANGGTVRTVIPDDGVTYVTLHLSRPVSVTVQGLRLCFDAVSCKANSATAALTFHREEKRVFRPMR from the coding sequence ATGGCCACAGTCTTGCCACAATTCAGTCAGCATTCCGCCAATCCGTTCGGTTACCTTCACGTCAACAAGCCGAGTCAGTCGGCGGTTTTGCAGGTATCGAGTATGTATCAAACTGGCACATTTGCGCCGGCACACGCCGGCACGGAAGGTCTCGAGTGGGACCAAGCGGCGTCAACAAACGCGCACGCGGCACCCCCGCTCCTTGGCGTCGCTGCAGCCACGCCTTTCCAAACCACCAAGGGCACCGTCAAAGCGCAAGACCTCTGCAGCGGCGATGAAATCATCTGTGCCGACGACAAACCCGTCACAGTGCGCAACATCGAAACAACCCGATTGTCTCGCACCGACCTTTTGCTGAACCGCGCACGTGCGCCGATCCGGTTTGACCACGGCTCGCTGTCCGAAGACAGCCAGATGGAAACCTTGCTGATCGCACCCGAAATGCCTGTTCACGTTGACCCAGTTGGCGAGATAACGGTTCTGGCCGAACAGTTGGCCAATGGCGGCACAGTTCGCACGGTCATCCCCGACGATGGCGTGACCTACGTCACCCTGCATCTCAGCAGGCCCGTCTCAGTAACCGTGCAAGGCCTGCGCCTGTGCTTCGATGCGGTATCCTGTAAGGCGAACTCGGCCACGGCCGCGTTGACGTTTCATCGGGAAGAAAAGCGCGTCTTCCGTCCTATGCGGTAG
- a CDS encoding MAPEG family protein, with translation MTPELFWLTMTALLAATMWMPFIIGVNAVGMPMPTENRPPDVSQAPPWIHRAWRAHLNLLEQFLPFAVIVLIAHLAGVSTPVTAAAAMAFFIIRVVHAIWMIAGLPVLPVRPILFTLGWVAICVIGGAVLLA, from the coding sequence ATGACACCCGAACTCTTCTGGCTCACCATGACCGCCCTGCTGGCCGCCACCATGTGGATGCCCTTCATCATCGGGGTGAACGCCGTCGGCATGCCGATGCCAACCGAGAACCGTCCGCCGGACGTGTCCCAGGCCCCGCCTTGGATCCACCGCGCCTGGCGCGCGCACCTCAACCTGTTGGAGCAGTTCTTGCCCTTCGCCGTGATTGTCCTGATCGCCCATCTGGCGGGCGTTTCCACCCCGGTCACGGCGGCGGCGGCCATGGCGTTCTTCATCATCCGCGTGGTCCACGCCATCTGGATGATCGCGGGCCTGCCCGTCCTTCCCGTGCGCCCGATCCTGTTCACCCTCGGTTGGGTCGCGATCTGCGTGATCGGCGGCGCCGTATTACTGGCCTAG
- a CDS encoding ArsR/SmtB family transcription factor, whose amino-acid sequence MDAIFKALGDPARRAILDSLKARDGQTLSDLEEQFEMTRFGVMKHLNVLEDASLIVTTKKGRFKFHYLNALPLQEAIDRWIDPLLAKPAARAVIDLKSKLETAQMLDTSNHPDFVHQTIIQCTAAALWDALINGEATPHYYFDTVLEGDANPGETLIYRAPDGSEMLSCDVIAADPPNRLEMTFAPHFIPNAAPSRHVYLIDEMPGACRLTIEHYNLPPEMAGIRNGWVLIASRLKTWLETGTALPVTPEMMGR is encoded by the coding sequence ATGGATGCGATTTTCAAAGCCCTGGGCGACCCCGCCCGCCGTGCGATCCTCGACAGCCTCAAGGCGCGCGACGGTCAGACCCTCTCCGATCTCGAAGAGCAGTTCGAGATGACGCGCTTCGGCGTGATGAAACACCTCAACGTGCTGGAAGACGCCTCCCTCATCGTCACGACCAAGAAGGGCAGGTTCAAATTCCACTACCTCAACGCGCTTCCCTTGCAGGAGGCGATTGACCGCTGGATCGACCCGCTTCTGGCCAAACCCGCCGCCCGCGCCGTGATTGATCTCAAATCCAAGCTGGAGACTGCTCAAATGTTAGATACGTCCAACCACCCCGACTTCGTCCACCAGACGATCATCCAATGCACCGCCGCCGCCCTTTGGGACGCGTTGATCAATGGCGAGGCCACGCCGCATTACTATTTCGACACCGTACTAGAAGGCGACGCGAACCCCGGCGAAACCCTCATCTACCGCGCCCCCGACGGGTCAGAGATGCTGAGCTGCGATGTCATCGCCGCCGACCCGCCGAACCGGCTGGAAATGACCTTCGCCCCGCACTTCATCCCCAACGCCGCCCCCTCCCGCCATGTCTACCTCATCGACGAAATGCCCGGCGCCTGCCGCCTGACGATCGAGCACTACAACCTGCCGCCCGAAATGGCCGGCATCCGCAACGGCTGGGTACTCATCGCCTCACGCCTAAAGACCTGGCTGGAGACGGGCACCGCCCTGCCTGTCACGCCCGAAATGATGGGACGCTAA
- a CDS encoding ABC transporter substrate-binding protein yields the protein MASVAAAQDSIRFWTTEEQPERLERQEAMAAAFTEETGIEVEVIPVTESDLGTRATAAFAAGDLPDVIYHTLQYALPWYEAGILDSDAATDVIENLGGDTFASGALEMAAVDGGYAAVPVDGWTQMLVYRADLFAEAGLEPPNSYANVMAAVEALHNPPEMYGFVAPTKVDENFMSQVLEHVFLANGASPVDENGFSGFDEAATVEVLEFYRGIVEASPEGELYWDQSRTLYFSGNAAMIIWSPFILDELAGLRDSAPPTINDDPTSRDLAAATGIVTNFSGPSNPDGAAWGDVRYFGITADAETDAAMAFVEYSMNDGYTATLAIAPEGKFPIRRGTEENPTQFVEAWAALDVGVDRRAPLGELYEQSMIDEIVGGLDVAQRWGVAEGQLALSSRIINSQIINRLVREYVDGVRSAEETVALMNEELGAIE from the coding sequence ATGGCCAGCGTCGCGGCGGCGCAGGACTCGATCCGCTTCTGGACCACGGAAGAGCAGCCTGAGCGCCTAGAGCGTCAGGAGGCCATGGCGGCTGCGTTTACGGAAGAGACCGGCATCGAAGTGGAAGTGATCCCGGTCACCGAAAGCGATCTGGGCACACGCGCCACGGCTGCTTTCGCGGCAGGCGATTTGCCGGACGTGATCTACCACACGCTGCAATACGCGTTGCCTTGGTATGAGGCCGGCATTCTGGATAGCGACGCGGCCACGGACGTGATCGAAAACCTCGGCGGCGACACCTTCGCTTCGGGCGCGCTGGAAATGGCTGCGGTCGATGGTGGCTATGCCGCTGTGCCGGTCGATGGCTGGACACAGATGCTGGTCTATCGCGCCGACCTGTTCGCGGAAGCGGGCCTTGAGCCGCCCAACAGCTACGCCAACGTGATGGCCGCCGTGGAAGCGCTGCACAATCCGCCAGAGATGTATGGCTTCGTCGCACCCACGAAGGTCGATGAAAACTTCATGTCTCAGGTGCTGGAGCATGTCTTCCTCGCCAATGGCGCGTCGCCGGTGGACGAGAATGGCTTCTCGGGCTTTGACGAAGCAGCGACCGTTGAGGTGCTGGAATTCTACCGTGGCATCGTTGAGGCTTCGCCTGAGGGTGAGCTGTACTGGGATCAGTCCCGCACGCTCTACTTCTCGGGCAACGCGGCGATGATCATCTGGTCGCCCTTCATCCTTGATGAGCTGGCCGGTCTGCGCGACAGCGCCCCGCCCACGATCAACGATGATCCGACCTCCCGCGATCTCGCGGCGGCTACGGGTATCGTGACCAACTTCTCCGGCCCGTCGAACCCTGACGGTGCAGCTTGGGGTGACGTGCGTTACTTCGGTATCACGGCAGATGCCGAAACCGATGCGGCCATGGCCTTTGTCGAGTATTCGATGAACGACGGCTACACCGCGACGCTTGCCATCGCACCGGAGGGCAAGTTCCCGATCCGCCGCGGCACGGAAGAGAACCCGACGCAGTTCGTGGAAGCCTGGGCCGCACTGGACGTGGGTGTGGATCGCCGCGCGCCTCTGGGTGAGCTTTATGAGCAGTCGATGATCGATGAGATCGTCGGCGGCCTTGATGTGGCACAGCGTTGGGGTGTGGCCGAAGGCCAGTTGGCCCTGTCGAGCCGCATCATCAACAGCCAGATCATCAACCGCCTTGTCCGCGAATATGTGGATGGTGTGCGCTCGGCCGAAGAAACCGTTGCGCTGATGAACGAAGAACTCGGCGCGATTGAGTAA
- a CDS encoding alpha/beta hydrolase: MGDTQFLETEQGRQLAYHKFSGRMPAVVFLGGLRSDMTGTKAVHLEAWARRSGREFLRFDYSGHGESSGEFTDGCIGDWHEDTVAAISALTEEKVVVVGSSMGGWQALLLAKRMPEKLAGIVTIAAAPDFTEDGYWEVWTEEERKTVMEEGEIALPSEYGDAMVITRKLIEDGRNHFVLREPLKIDLPVRMLQGTADMDVPTDVALRLLDHVEGDDIHLELIKDADHRFSTPECLDTITRAVEEVLINA; the protein is encoded by the coding sequence ATGGGCGACACTCAGTTTCTGGAGACCGAGCAGGGGCGGCAACTGGCCTATCACAAATTTTCCGGGCGGATGCCGGCGGTGGTGTTTTTGGGTGGGTTGCGGTCGGACATGACCGGCACGAAGGCGGTGCATCTGGAAGCCTGGGCGCGCAGATCGGGCCGTGAATTTCTGCGATTCGACTATTCGGGCCACGGCGAGAGTTCGGGTGAATTCACCGATGGATGTATTGGCGACTGGCATGAAGACACGGTGGCGGCGATCAGCGCACTGACCGAAGAGAAGGTGGTTGTCGTCGGCTCCTCCATGGGCGGGTGGCAGGCACTGTTGTTGGCCAAGCGGATGCCCGAGAAGCTGGCCGGGATCGTGACGATTGCGGCGGCCCCGGACTTCACAGAGGACGGTTATTGGGAGGTCTGGACCGAGGAAGAGCGCAAGACCGTCATGGAGGAGGGTGAGATCGCCCTGCCGTCCGAATACGGGGATGCGATGGTCATCACGCGCAAACTTATAGAAGATGGGCGCAATCACTTCGTTCTACGCGAGCCGCTGAAGATCGACCTGCCCGTGCGGATGTTGCAGGGCACGGCGGATATGGATGTGCCGACGGACGTGGCCTTGCGGTTGCTGGACCATGTGGAAGGCGACGATATTCATCTGGAGCTGATCAAGGATGCCGATCATCGGTTCTCGACGCCCGAATGCCTCGATACGATCACGCGGGCCGTCGAAGAGGTTTTGATTAATGCGTAA
- a CDS encoding alpha/beta hydrolase, which translates to MRKFGKWLGRLLIALGVLLGVVIFVPGEGIEREAQAQFSDPVGYLAARENADDITPGTEARIVWAGEEGARTETVVLYLHGFSATSEEIRPVPDRVAEQFGANLVFARLTGHGRSGAALGDARAGDWVADAELFLQIARSVGDEVIVMGTSTGATLAAYVLVEPEHAEAVEAVVMISPNIEVANPAGPLLELFGARVWVPWIAGAERSFEPINEGHETYWTTQYPTVATVSMGTLLRETRGRDYSGVSIPALFMFADTDQVISAPAAREFAEGWGGDTTLIPVAVPEEGGDPFHHVIAGEILSPATTDRAVEDITNWLRETLN; encoded by the coding sequence ATGCGTAAGTTCGGCAAGTGGTTGGGGCGCCTTCTGATCGCGCTCGGCGTTTTGCTGGGCGTTGTGATCTTTGTCCCCGGTGAGGGGATCGAGCGGGAGGCGCAAGCGCAATTCAGCGACCCGGTGGGCTATCTGGCGGCGCGCGAAAATGCCGATGACATCACGCCCGGGACGGAGGCGCGGATCGTCTGGGCCGGGGAAGAAGGCGCGCGGACAGAGACCGTGGTGCTGTATCTGCATGGCTTCTCGGCGACGTCAGAGGAAATCCGCCCCGTTCCGGACCGTGTCGCCGAGCAATTTGGCGCAAACCTGGTTTTCGCACGGCTGACCGGCCATGGCCGTAGCGGTGCCGCCTTGGGTGACGCGCGGGCGGGTGACTGGGTGGCAGATGCCGAGTTGTTCCTGCAGATCGCGCGGTCTGTGGGCGACGAGGTGATCGTCATGGGCACGTCGACCGGGGCCACGTTGGCGGCTTACGTGTTGGTTGAGCCGGAACATGCCGAGGCGGTTGAGGCGGTGGTGATGATCTCACCCAATATCGAGGTGGCGAACCCAGCAGGGCCGCTTCTGGAATTGTTCGGTGCAAGGGTCTGGGTTCCGTGGATCGCGGGCGCGGAACGCAGCTTTGAGCCGATCAACGAGGGGCACGAAACGTACTGGACGACTCAGTACCCAACGGTGGCCACGGTTTCGATGGGAACGCTTCTACGAGAGACGCGGGGACGGGATTATTCGGGCGTTTCGATCCCTGCCTTGTTCATGTTTGCGGACACGGATCAGGTGATTTCTGCGCCTGCGGCACGCGAATTTGCCGAAGGCTGGGGCGGTGATACGACCCTCATTCCCGTGGCCGTTCCGGAAGAGGGCGGCGACCCGTTTCACCATGTAATTGCAGGTGAAATCTTAAGCCCTGCAACGACTGATAGGGCCGTCGAAGACATCACGAACTGGCTACGAGAGACCCTAAACTAA
- the thrS gene encoding threonine--tRNA ligase, giving the protein MAQISLTFPDGNSRDYDAGITPADVAATISNSLAKKAISATVNGAHHDLQWPIDADASIAIHTLKDDDQALELIRHDCAHIMARAVQEIWPDVKVTIGPVRDNGWFYDFDREEPFTPEDLGAIEAKMKEIINARDAVRTEVWDREKVRAHYEGTNEPYKVELLDRIPGDEPIRMYWHGEWMDLCRGPHLQHTGQVPADAFKLMSVAAAYWLGDNTRPMLQRIYGVAFKNRDDLKKHLNFLEEAAKRDHRRLGKEMGLFHMQEEAPGQVFWHPNGWTVYTELQDYMRRQQRAGDYVEVNTPQLVNRKLWEESGHWEKYQENMFIVEVDEDHAREKAVNALKPMNCPCHVQIFNQGLKSYRDLPMRMAEFGSCARYEPSGALHGIMRVRGFTQDDGHIFCREDQIEEETKIYIDFLSNIYRDLGFPEYEVLLSTRPDVRAGSDETWDKAEAALLSATRAAGIEPEINPGEGAFYGPKLEFTLTDAIGRKWQCGTHQVDFVLPERLDATYIAEDGAKHRPVMLHRACLGSFERFIGILIEEHSGKLPFWLAPRQVVVASIVSEADDFVHETVAALKAAGVRAEADIRNEKINFKVREHSVGKVPAILAIGRQEVENRTVTLRRLGEKQTSVLPLDEVVQDLAAEAIPPDLR; this is encoded by the coding sequence ATGGCCCAAATCTCCCTTACCTTCCCCGATGGCAATTCGCGCGACTACGACGCCGGGATCACCCCCGCTGACGTCGCCGCCACCATCTCCAATTCGCTCGCGAAAAAGGCCATCTCGGCCACCGTCAATGGCGCTCATCACGACCTGCAATGGCCCATCGATGCCGACGCCTCAATCGCGATTCACACGCTCAAGGATGACGATCAGGCGCTGGAACTGATCCGCCACGACTGCGCCCACATCATGGCCCGCGCGGTGCAAGAGATCTGGCCGGACGTCAAAGTCACCATCGGCCCCGTGCGCGACAATGGCTGGTTCTACGATTTCGACCGGGAAGAGCCGTTTACGCCCGAAGACCTCGGCGCCATCGAGGCCAAGATGAAAGAAATCATCAACGCCCGCGATGCCGTACGCACCGAGGTTTGGGACCGCGAAAAGGTTCGCGCGCACTACGAAGGCACGAATGAACCCTACAAGGTCGAACTCCTCGACCGCATCCCCGGGGATGAACCGATCCGCATGTACTGGCACGGCGAATGGATGGACCTCTGCCGTGGCCCGCACCTCCAGCACACCGGTCAGGTCCCCGCCGACGCCTTCAAACTAATGTCGGTGGCCGCGGCCTACTGGCTCGGCGACAACACGCGCCCCATGCTCCAACGGATCTACGGTGTCGCTTTCAAGAACCGTGACGACCTCAAGAAGCACCTGAATTTCCTGGAAGAAGCCGCCAAGCGCGACCACCGCCGCCTCGGGAAAGAAATGGGCCTCTTCCACATGCAGGAAGAAGCGCCGGGGCAGGTGTTCTGGCACCCCAATGGCTGGACCGTTTATACCGAACTGCAAGATTACATGCGCCGGCAGCAACGCGCGGGCGATTATGTGGAGGTCAACACGCCGCAACTGGTGAACCGCAAGCTCTGGGAAGAGTCCGGCCACTGGGAAAAGTATCAGGAAAACATGTTCATCGTCGAAGTGGACGAAGATCATGCCCGCGAAAAGGCCGTCAACGCGCTCAAGCCGATGAACTGCCCCTGCCATGTGCAGATCTTCAACCAGGGCCTGAAATCCTACCGCGACCTGCCGATGCGCATGGCTGAATTCGGCTCCTGCGCGCGCTATGAACCTTCCGGCGCGCTGCACGGCATCATGCGTGTGCGCGGCTTCACGCAGGACGATGGCCATATCTTCTGCCGCGAGGATCAGATCGAGGAAGAGACCAAGATCTACATCGATTTCCTCTCGAACATCTATCGCGATCTCGGCTTCCCGGAATACGAGGTTCTGCTGTCCACCCGCCCCGACGTGCGCGCCGGATCGGATGAGACTTGGGACAAGGCCGAAGCCGCGCTCTTGTCTGCGACCCGCGCTGCGGGGATCGAGCCGGAAATCAACCCTGGCGAAGGCGCGTTCTATGGTCCGAAGCTCGAATTCACGCTGACCGATGCCATCGGTCGGAAATGGCAATGCGGCACCCATCAGGTCGATTTCGTCCTGCCCGAACGGCTGGACGCGACCTACATCGCCGAAGACGGCGCCAAGCACCGCCCCGTGATGCTCCACCGCGCCTGCCTTGGCAGTTTCGAGCGGTTTATCGGCATCCTGATTGAGGAGCATTCGGGCAAGCTGCCCTTCTGGCTCGCGCCCCGTCAGGTCGTCGTGGCCTCCATTGTCTCGGAAGCCGATGATTTCGTGCATGAAACCGTCGCCGCCCTCAAAGCGGCAGGGGTGCGGGCCGAGGCGGATATTCGCAACGAGAAGATCAACTTCAAGGTCCGCGAGCATTCCGTCGGCAAGGTCCCCGCGATCCTCGCCATCGGGCGGCAAGAGGTCGAAAACCGCACCGTCACCCTGCGCCGTCTGGGCGAGAAGCAGACCAGTGTCTTGCCGCTGGATGAAGTGGTGCAAGATCTGGCAGCCGAGGCGATCCCGCCCGATCTGCGCTAA
- a CDS encoding DNA-3-methyladenine glycosylase I, which yields MRTFDEILAIAAERKGSVEAVLGAVTPVAPQAEVAAVPDDRWLAEMKRAVFQAGFNWDVIEKKWPGFEAAFEGFDVGRCAFMPEDWFEELAADTRIVRNGKKIRAVQVNAQLIQSVEGGFGAKIAGWPREDFAGLLQWLGKGGSHMSGTSAQYMLRKMGVDGYVLGKDVVGRLIAEGVIDKPPTSQKAMQAVQGAFNEWADQSERSLKEISRVLAQSLDA from the coding sequence ATGCGGACGTTTGACGAGATTTTGGCGATTGCGGCGGAGCGGAAAGGCAGTGTTGAGGCTGTGCTGGGCGCTGTCACACCGGTCGCGCCGCAGGCGGAGGTGGCGGCGGTCCCGGATGATCGTTGGCTGGCGGAGATGAAGCGGGCGGTTTTTCAGGCGGGCTTCAACTGGGATGTGATCGAGAAGAAGTGGCCCGGCTTTGAGGCTGCGTTTGAGGGGTTCGATGTGGGCCGTTGCGCGTTCATGCCGGAGGATTGGTTTGAGGAACTGGCGGCTGATACGCGAATTGTGCGGAACGGGAAGAAAATCCGCGCGGTGCAGGTGAATGCGCAACTGATCCAGAGTGTTGAGGGCGGCTTTGGCGCGAAGATCGCGGGCTGGCCGCGCGAGGATTTCGCAGGTCTCTTGCAGTGGCTCGGCAAGGGCGGCAGCCACATGAGCGGAACCTCAGCGCAGTACATGCTGCGCAAGATGGGGGTAGATGGATACGTGCTGGGCAAGGATGTGGTCGGGCGGTTGATTGCCGAAGGGGTGATCGACAAACCGCCCACATCGCAAAAGGCGATGCAGGCGGTTCAGGGGGCATTCAATGAATGGGCGGATCAGTCAGAGCGAAGCCTGAAAGAGATCAGCCGGGTCTTGGCGCAGTCCTTGGACGCCTAG
- a CDS encoding SRPBCC domain-containing protein, which yields MTAKPDFMMQTYIRCTHDALWDALRDPEAISAYHFLSPKITLADGVYTYETPDGRTMMLARTLVEDPKSRLEHTFEPHWAPDIPPSRSVFVLTPEANHMKLVIEHYDLHFPVVPGEGVADGWERWAAGLKTFLETGEALRFNEKGTL from the coding sequence ATGACCGCAAAACCCGATTTCATGATGCAGACCTATATCCGCTGCACCCACGATGCGCTCTGGGACGCGCTACGCGACCCAGAGGCGATCTCGGCCTACCACTTCCTATCGCCGAAGATCACGCTGGCCGATGGTGTCTATACCTACGAGACGCCCGATGGCCGCACGATGATGCTGGCCCGCACGCTGGTCGAGGATCCGAAATCGCGCCTTGAACACACGTTCGAGCCGCACTGGGCTCCAGACATCCCGCCCTCGCGCTCCGTCTTCGTGCTGACGCCCGAGGCCAACCACATGAAGCTCGTGATCGAGCATTACGACCTGCACTTTCCCGTCGTGCCCGGCGAAGGCGTCGCCGACGGGTGGGAGCGCTGGGCCGCAGGCCTGAAAACCTTCCTCGAGACCGGCGAGGCCCTTCGTTTCAATGAGAAAGGAACCCTCTGA
- a CDS encoding MFS transporter, translated as MADAPRLLIPTLSAVNFIVGMGAFLTVGIIEPIADDFGVTDAQSGALLTTYAILYAILSPLLVSLAGRIGRRRVLAMGLAIFGLSALISAIAPTLFTLHVSRGIAAMGAGVITPVTAAVAAMLTAPERRARTLAAVFAGLTIAQAVGIPIGGWVAYTFGWRYAFAIVAILSVPALILLWRIVPAGLSFAPVSLKDLGKTLADLPLMAAVFFTATFLCSIFVLYTYFAPLLAADMGYARDGITVALFIFGLGAIAGNFTGGAMSDRIGASRTLLILTLLQIATLPLYSYLPLPTWLLMAYTFLWSVIGWSFGAAQQVRLVTLDPARAPVLLSLNAACIYVGAAAGSAIGGAVIEARSESTLGLAATLVMIAALAHLIASDRATR; from the coding sequence ATGGCCGACGCTCCCCGCCTTCTGATCCCTACCCTTTCGGCCGTGAATTTCATCGTGGGCATGGGCGCTTTTCTGACCGTCGGCATCATCGAGCCCATCGCCGATGATTTCGGCGTCACCGACGCGCAATCCGGCGCGCTTCTGACCACTTACGCCATCCTCTACGCGATCTTGTCGCCACTGCTGGTGTCTCTTGCAGGCCGGATCGGCCGCCGGCGCGTTCTGGCCATGGGCCTCGCCATCTTTGGCCTCTCCGCCCTGATCTCCGCCATCGCGCCGACGCTGTTCACACTCCACGTGTCACGCGGCATCGCGGCCATGGGCGCAGGCGTCATCACACCCGTCACCGCCGCCGTCGCCGCCATGCTCACTGCGCCCGAGCGCCGCGCCCGAACGCTCGCCGCCGTCTTCGCGGGCCTGACCATCGCGCAAGCCGTGGGCATCCCCATCGGCGGCTGGGTCGCCTACACCTTCGGCTGGCGCTATGCCTTCGCCATCGTCGCCATCCTCTCTGTCCCCGCGCTGATCCTGCTCTGGCGCATCGTGCCCGCTGGCCTCTCTTTCGCCCCCGTCTCTCTCAAGGACCTCGGCAAAACCCTGGCGGACCTGCCCCTGATGGCCGCCGTCTTCTTCACCGCGACGTTCCTCTGCTCCATCTTCGTCCTCTACACCTACTTCGCGCCGCTCTTGGCAGCCGACATGGGCTATGCCCGTGACGGCATTACCGTAGCCCTTTTCATCTTCGGCCTCGGCGCCATTGCGGGCAATTTTACCGGCGGCGCGATGAGCGACCGCATCGGTGCCTCCCGCACGCTCCTCATCCTGACGCTCCTGCAAATCGCCACCCTACCGCTCTATTCCTACTTGCCCCTGCCCACCTGGCTTCTCATGGCCTACACCTTCCTCTGGTCCGTCATCGGCTGGTCCTTCGGCGCAGCCCAGCAAGTCCGCCTCGTCACCCTCGACCCCGCCCGCGCGCCCGTCCTGCTCTCCCTGAACGCCGCCTGCATCTACGTGGGCGCCGCCGCCGGGTCCGCCATCGGTGGGGCCGTGATCGAGGCGCGTTCGGAATCAACACTCGGCCTCGCCGCCACCCTTGTCATGATCGCCGCCCTCGCCCACCTGATCGCATCTGACCGCGCCACCCGTTGA
- a CDS encoding LacI family DNA-binding transcriptional regulator, which translates to MQPNGASNGTTQRVTINDLAEALGLAKGTVSRALNGYPDIAESTRARVTRTAERMGYRPLAQAQAIRTGRVRSLGLVLNTGNADLHRPFLTDFLDGISRAASEESWTLTVSTATGVDDEVTSMGRLIDERKADGFILPRAMYDDPRVALCKARGVPFILYGRTGDPEGCAWYDISGEDAMRLAVLRLAGFGHKRIGFINGSRDYTYAHLRYDGFLSGMEEAGLVADPATIAEGVLDIAAGEAAGRKILSADMPPTAVVCALDLAALGLYRAAESMGRQVGRDLAVIAYDGIPDSAVANPPLTTFSVDNKAAGQRLARLLIARIRGIDLTHLRELAPAHLIARQSDLLPDFDPDQLARAKLNA; encoded by the coding sequence ATGCAACCGAACGGCGCATCCAATGGAACGACGCAAAGGGTCACGATCAATGATCTGGCCGAGGCGTTGGGATTGGCGAAAGGGACGGTCAGCCGCGCGCTGAACGGCTACCCGGATATCGCGGAATCCACCCGTGCGCGCGTCACCCGGACGGCGGAGCGGATGGGCTATCGCCCGCTGGCGCAGGCGCAGGCGATCCGCACCGGGCGGGTCCGGTCGCTGGGGCTGGTTCTGAATACCGGTAACGCCGATCTGCACCGCCCGTTCCTGACCGATTTCCTCGACGGGATCAGCCGCGCGGCCTCGGAAGAGAGCTGGACGCTGACCGTTTCGACCGCCACGGGGGTGGATGATGAAGTGACCTCCATGGGGCGTCTGATCGACGAGCGGAAGGCGGACGGGTTCATCCTGCCGCGTGCGATGTACGACGATCCGCGCGTGGCCTTGTGCAAGGCGCGCGGGGTGCCGTTTATCCTTTATGGGCGCACCGGCGACCCGGAGGGATGCGCCTGGTATGACATTTCCGGCGAGGATGCGATGCGGTTGGCCGTGCTGCGGCTGGCGGGCTTCGGGCATAAGCGCATCGGGTTCATTAACGGATCACGCGACTACACCTACGCACATCTGCGCTATGACGGCTTCCTCTCCGGTATGGAAGAAGCTGGGCTGGTGGCAGACCCCGCGACGATTGCGGAAGGGGTGCTGGATATTGCCGCGGGGGAGGCGGCTGGCCGGAAGATTCTGTCGGCTGACATGCCGCCAACGGCAGTCGTCTGCGCGCTCGACCTCGCAGCCCTGGGACTTTACCGCGCGGCGGAGAGCATGGGGCGGCAAGTGGGCCGCGACCTCGCAGTGATCGCCTATGACGGCATCCCGGATTCGGCGGTCGCAAACCCACCGCTGACCACCTTCTCGGTCGATAACAAAGCCGCCGGCCAACGCCTCGCGCGGCTGCTGATTGCACGCATTCGCGGCATCGACCTGACCCATCTGAGAGAGCTTGCCCCGGCGCATCTGATCGCGCGGCAATCTGATCTTTTACCTGATTTCGACCCGGACCAACTGGCCCGGGCGAAGCTGAACGCCTGA
- a CDS encoding arsenate reductase family protein, with the protein MRIYGLKACDTCRKAVKALDGAELVDVRADPLGPDQIARFLEAFGDALVNTRSTTWRGLDESERAKAPEALLTAHPALMKRPVIETDDGTLHLGWGKDVQAALLG; encoded by the coding sequence ATGCGCATTTACGGGCTGAAAGCGTGCGATACGTGCCGCAAGGCGGTGAAGGCTTTGGACGGGGCGGAGCTGGTGGATGTGCGGGCTGATCCGTTGGGCCCGGACCAGATTGCACGGTTTCTGGAGGCGTTTGGGGATGCGTTGGTGAACACACGCTCCACCACCTGGCGCGGCCTGGATGAGTCGGAGCGGGCCAAAGCGCCTGAGGCTCTGCTGACCGCACATCCCGCGTTGATGAAGCGCCCGGTGATCGAGACGGATGACGGCACACTTCATCTGGGCTGGGGGAAGGACGTGCAGGCGGCCTTGCTGGGCTGA